A stretch of the Bradyrhizobium arachidis genome encodes the following:
- the murC gene encoding UDP-N-acetylmuramate--L-alanine ligase, producing the protein MRLPREIGPIHFVGIGGIGMSGIAEVLANLGYTVQGSDASDNYNLDRLRKKGAKVSVGHKAENVDGADVVVVSSAIKRDNPELMAARERRIPVVRRAEMLAELMRLNSCVAIAGTHGKTTTTTMVATLLDAGGLDPTVINGGIINAYGSNARLGAGDWMVVEADESDGTFLKLPTDVAVVTNVDPEHLDHFKTFEAVQDAFRLFVENLPFYGFAVMCIDHPTVQTLVGKIEDRRIITYGENPQADARLLDLTPMGGGSKFKVAIRDRKTGRMHEIADLMLPMPGRHNASNATAAIAVAHELGVSDEAIRKSLAGFGGVKRRFTKTGEWNGVTVIDDYGHHPVEIAAVLKAARESSNGKIIAVVQPHRFTRLQSLFEEFCTCFNDADAVVVAEVYAAGETPIEGIDRDHFVAGLRAHGHREVVPLPQSSELAGIVKGLAKSGDLVVCLGAGNITQWAYALPGELKALG; encoded by the coding sequence ATGAGACTGCCGCGCGAGATCGGACCCATCCACTTCGTCGGGATCGGCGGCATCGGCATGAGCGGCATCGCCGAGGTGCTGGCCAATCTCGGCTACACCGTGCAGGGCTCGGATGCCTCCGACAACTACAACCTCGATCGCCTGCGCAAGAAGGGCGCAAAAGTTTCGGTTGGCCACAAAGCGGAGAATGTCGACGGCGCCGACGTCGTCGTGGTGTCCTCCGCGATCAAGCGCGACAATCCGGAATTGATGGCTGCGCGCGAACGGCGCATTCCGGTGGTGCGCCGCGCCGAGATGCTGGCCGAGCTGATGCGGCTCAATAGTTGCGTCGCGATCGCCGGCACGCACGGCAAGACCACCACGACGACGATGGTCGCAACGCTGCTCGATGCCGGCGGGCTCGATCCGACGGTGATCAATGGCGGCATCATCAACGCCTATGGCTCCAACGCGCGGTTAGGGGCCGGCGACTGGATGGTGGTGGAGGCGGACGAGAGCGACGGTACGTTTTTGAAGCTGCCGACTGATGTCGCTGTTGTCACCAATGTCGACCCCGAGCATCTCGACCACTTCAAGACGTTCGAAGCCGTGCAGGACGCGTTCCGACTGTTCGTCGAGAACCTGCCGTTCTACGGCTTTGCCGTGATGTGCATCGATCATCCGACCGTGCAGACCCTGGTCGGGAAGATCGAGGACCGCCGCATCATCACCTATGGCGAGAACCCGCAGGCCGATGCGCGGCTGCTCGACCTCACGCCGATGGGCGGCGGATCGAAGTTCAAGGTCGCGATCCGCGATCGCAAGACCGGCCGGATGCACGAGATCGCAGACCTCATGCTGCCGATGCCCGGACGCCACAACGCCTCGAACGCGACGGCGGCGATTGCGGTCGCGCATGAGCTCGGCGTGTCAGACGAGGCGATCCGAAAATCGCTCGCGGGCTTTGGCGGCGTCAAGCGCCGCTTCACCAAGACCGGCGAGTGGAACGGCGTCACTGTCATCGACGACTACGGCCATCACCCTGTCGAGATCGCGGCCGTATTGAAGGCGGCGCGGGAATCCAGCAACGGCAAGATCATCGCCGTCGTGCAGCCGCATCGCTTCACCCGCCTGCAATCGCTGTTCGAGGAATTCTGCACCTGCTTCAACGACGCGGATGCGGTCGTCGTCGCGGAAGTCTATGCCGCGGGCGAAACGCCGATCGAAGGCATCGACCGCGATCACTTCGTCGCCGGCCTGCGCGCGCACGGCCATCGCGAGGTGGTCCCGCTGCCGCAGTCGTCGGAGCTCGCCGGCATCGTCAAGGGCCTCGCGAAGTCAGGCGATCTCGTCGTGTGCCTGGGTGCCGGCAACATCACGCAATGGGCCTACGCGCTGCCCGGCGAATTGAAGGCGCTGGGATGA
- the murB gene encoding UDP-N-acetylmuramate dehydrogenase has protein sequence MSFPDITPELKAAMPDLRGRLLANQSLAELTWFRVGGPAQVLFTPADEDDLAYFLAHLAPDIPVYVVGVGSNLIVRDGGIAGVVIRLSPRAFGDASASGDVVAAGAAALDKRVAEVAASANIGGLEFFFGIPGTIGGALRMNAGANGGETKDVLIEATGIGRDGSKHIFSNAEMKFVYRNSGVDPSIIFTSARFRGAIRDGEAIRARMAEVQSHRETAQPIREKTGGSTFKNPPGNSAWKLIDAAGCRGLRVGGAQVSEMHCNFLINTGEATGHDIETLGETVRERVKANSGIELHWEIKRIGIPI, from the coding sequence GTGAGCTTTCCCGACATCACGCCCGAGCTCAAAGCCGCGATGCCCGATCTGCGCGGGCGGTTGCTTGCAAACCAGTCGCTGGCGGAGCTGACCTGGTTTCGCGTCGGCGGGCCGGCACAGGTGCTGTTCACGCCGGCGGACGAAGACGATCTCGCTTACTTCCTCGCGCATCTTGCGCCCGATATCCCCGTCTATGTCGTCGGCGTCGGCTCCAACCTCATCGTGCGCGACGGCGGCATTGCGGGCGTGGTGATCCGCCTGTCGCCGCGCGCCTTTGGCGATGCAAGCGCAAGCGGCGATGTCGTGGCGGCAGGGGCTGCCGCGCTCGACAAGCGCGTGGCGGAGGTCGCGGCGAGCGCCAATATCGGCGGGCTCGAATTCTTCTTCGGCATTCCCGGTACGATCGGCGGTGCGCTGCGCATGAATGCCGGCGCCAATGGCGGCGAGACCAAGGACGTGCTGATCGAGGCGACCGGAATCGGCCGCGACGGCAGCAAGCACATCTTCTCAAACGCGGAGATGAAGTTCGTCTACCGCAACAGCGGCGTCGATCCCTCCATCATCTTCACCTCAGCGCGGTTTCGCGGGGCGATCAGGGATGGGGAGGCGATCCGCGCGCGGATGGCCGAGGTGCAAAGCCATCGCGAGACCGCGCAGCCGATCCGCGAGAAGACCGGCGGCTCGACCTTCAAGAACCCGCCCGGCAACAGCGCCTGGAAATTGATCGATGCCGCCGGCTGCCGCGGCCTGCGCGTCGGCGGCGCGCAGGTGTCGGAGATGCACTGCAATTTCCTGATCAACACGGGCGAGGCCACCGGCCACGACATCGAGACATTGGGCGAGACGGTGCGCGAGCGCGTGAAGGCGAATTCCGGAATTGAACTGCACTGGGAAATCAAGCGGATCGGGATTCCCATTTGA
- a CDS encoding D-alanine--D-alanine ligase, with product MRITILFGGSNKERLVSVASAQALHQALPEADLWFWDVEHNVHVIKSKQLLEHARPFEDEFEPGTRGKPLAQALDQARDEDRVLVLGLHGGRAENGELQVMCESRGVPFTGSGSASSHLAFDKIAAKRFVALGGVTPPDNIALENLDDAFAEYGRLIAKPARDGSSYGLIFVNAKQDLVAVRNAAKLEEYVIEPFIAGVEATCGVLERSDGSMMSLPPIEIIPGEGNFDYAAKYLLKSTQEICPGRFSPDVTAALQEQAMRAHRAMSCTGYSRSDFIVSAKGLVYLETNTLPGLTKSSLYPKALKAEGIEFVDFLRDLIVLAGRRARK from the coding sequence ATGCGCATCACCATTCTCTTCGGCGGCTCCAACAAGGAGCGTCTGGTCTCGGTCGCGTCAGCGCAGGCGCTGCATCAGGCGCTGCCCGAGGCAGACCTCTGGTTCTGGGACGTCGAGCACAACGTCCATGTCATCAAGTCAAAACAGCTTCTCGAGCATGCCCGCCCGTTCGAGGACGAGTTCGAGCCGGGCACGCGCGGCAAACCGCTCGCGCAGGCGCTCGACCAGGCCAGGGACGAAGACCGCGTGCTGGTGCTGGGGCTGCATGGTGGTCGCGCCGAGAACGGCGAATTGCAGGTGATGTGCGAATCGCGCGGCGTTCCTTTCACGGGCTCCGGCTCCGCCTCGTCGCATCTCGCCTTCGACAAGATTGCCGCCAAACGTTTTGTCGCGCTCGGCGGCGTGACGCCGCCGGACAACATCGCGCTGGAAAATCTCGACGACGCCTTCGCCGAGTACGGTCGCCTGATCGCAAAACCGGCACGCGACGGATCGAGCTACGGCCTGATCTTCGTCAACGCCAAGCAGGATCTCGTCGCGGTCCGCAACGCCGCAAAACTCGAAGAGTATGTCATCGAGCCCTTCATCGCGGGCGTGGAGGCGACCTGCGGCGTGCTGGAACGGTCCGACGGCTCGATGATGTCGCTGCCGCCGATCGAGATCATTCCGGGCGAGGGCAACTTTGACTACGCCGCGAAATACCTGTTGAAGTCGACGCAGGAGATCTGCCCCGGCCGGTTCTCGCCTGATGTGACCGCGGCGCTGCAGGAACAAGCGATGCGCGCGCATCGCGCGATGTCCTGCACCGGCTATTCGCGCTCGGACTTCATCGTCTCCGCCAAGGGCCTCGTCTATCTCGAGACCAACACCTTGCCAGGACTCACGAAATCCTCGCTCTACCCCAAGGCGCTGAAGGCGGAGGGGATCGAATTCGTCGACTTCCTGCGCGACCTGATCGTGCTGGCGGGGCGGCGGGCGCGGAAATAG
- a CDS encoding cell division protein FtsQ/DivIB: protein MDGEGSLVRSAQRSLRPQADLKAAAIGAVVLLREWFEQKRDETRARAESKAKSRAKAVPEREPPPRVVALVERYLPRRVGISMTLLLLVASAGFGVVKGGHLQDFIVAVSDARNALANSAGFRITTVAINGRKQLTQDEILAIGGVSGRSSLLFLDADGVRDRLKANPWIADATVLKLYPGQLQIDITERTAFALWQAAGRLSVIADDGAVLEPYVSRRFLNLPLVVGKGADTRARDFLALLARYPQVQSVTKAAILIGERRWNLRLKDGLDVRLPEQDVGNALAALSKLDKDERLFSRDIIAVDMRLPDRLVVQLSDEAAKAREELFKDKKSKKKSGEPA from the coding sequence ATGGATGGTGAAGGCAGCCTCGTTCGATCGGCACAGCGATCGCTGAGGCCCCAAGCTGATCTGAAGGCGGCCGCTATTGGAGCGGTCGTGCTTCTGCGCGAGTGGTTCGAACAGAAGCGTGACGAGACACGCGCCCGCGCCGAGAGCAAGGCCAAGAGCAGGGCAAAGGCCGTTCCCGAGCGTGAGCCGCCGCCGCGTGTCGTCGCGCTGGTCGAGCGCTATCTGCCGCGCCGCGTCGGCATCAGCATGACGTTGCTCCTGCTCGTCGCGAGCGCCGGTTTTGGCGTCGTCAAGGGCGGCCATCTCCAGGATTTCATCGTAGCCGTCAGCGACGCCCGCAACGCGCTGGCCAATTCCGCGGGTTTTCGCATCACCACGGTTGCGATCAACGGCCGCAAGCAGCTGACGCAGGACGAGATCCTCGCGATCGGCGGCGTCAGCGGCCGCTCCTCGCTGCTGTTCCTCGATGCCGACGGCGTTCGCGATCGCCTCAAGGCCAATCCCTGGATCGCGGACGCCACCGTGCTGAAACTCTATCCGGGCCAGCTCCAGATCGACATCACCGAGCGCACGGCATTCGCGCTGTGGCAGGCGGCCGGCCGGCTCTCCGTCATCGCCGACGACGGCGCCGTGCTCGAACCCTATGTCTCGCGCCGTTTCCTCAACCTGCCGCTCGTGGTCGGCAAGGGCGCCGATACCCGCGCGCGCGATTTCCTGGCGCTACTGGCGCGCTATCCGCAGGTGCAGTCGGTGACCAAGGCCGCGATCCTGATCGGCGAGCGGCGCTGGAATCTGAGGCTCAAGGACGGGCTCGACGTCCGCCTGCCGGAGCAGGACGTCGGCAACGCGCTCGCTGCGCTCTCCAAGCTCGACAAGGACGAAAGGCTGTTCTCCCGCGACATCATCGCGGTCGACATGCGCCTGCCGGATCGCCTGGTGGTGCAATTGTCCGACGAGGCGGCCAAGGCCCGCGAAGAGCTGTTCAAGGACAAGAAGTCCAAGAAGAAGTCCGGTGAACCCGCATGA
- the ftsA gene encoding cell division protein FtsA: MTGLDRNQTPKTRQMPHKRGGLVACLDIGTSKIACMIARLKPSQPSEALRGRTHAVELIGYSQIQSRGMKGGAVIDLAQCEQAVRQAVGLAEKMAKVRVESVLLSVSGGRLAGQLVEAAADIRGGAVTPADVSRVTSTGMHHATGEGRTVLHALPVGYTLDGVKGIRDPRGMVARQFGVDMNVVTCDATVARNLMLAVERCHLNVEAMAASPYVAGLSVLTDDEADLGAAVVEMGAGTTTMAIYSAGRFVHASGFAVGGQHITMDLARGLSATIADAERIKTLYGTVITGGSDSRELMSVPTAGDEQDLPQIVSRATIANIVKHRAEEIFEMVRDRLKDSPFAAEPKGRVVLSGGASQLTGLVELGTQILGRPVRIGRPLGFGRLPNEAKNAAFAVPAGLLVYPQYVHLEHVEPRHTRQVKTGTGGYFGKVGRWLREGF, translated from the coding sequence ATGACCGGCCTCGATCGCAACCAGACCCCGAAGACGCGCCAGATGCCGCATAAGCGCGGCGGCCTCGTCGCGTGTCTCGACATCGGCACCAGCAAGATCGCCTGCATGATCGCGCGGCTGAAACCGTCGCAGCCGAGCGAGGCGTTGCGCGGCCGTACCCATGCGGTCGAGTTGATCGGCTACAGCCAGATCCAGTCGCGCGGCATGAAGGGCGGCGCGGTGATCGATCTCGCCCAATGCGAGCAGGCAGTGCGCCAGGCCGTTGGTCTTGCCGAGAAGATGGCCAAGGTGCGGGTCGAATCCGTGCTGCTGTCGGTCTCCGGCGGCAGGCTTGCGGGCCAGCTCGTCGAGGCCGCTGCCGACATCCGCGGCGGCGCCGTGACGCCGGCCGACGTCTCCCGCGTCACCTCCACCGGCATGCACCACGCCACCGGCGAAGGCCGCACCGTGCTGCATGCACTGCCGGTCGGCTACACGCTCGACGGCGTCAAGGGCATCCGCGATCCCCGCGGCATGGTCGCGCGCCAGTTCGGCGTCGACATGAACGTCGTCACCTGCGATGCGACGGTCGCGCGCAATTTGATGCTGGCGGTGGAGCGCTGCCACCTCAACGTCGAAGCGATGGCCGCGAGCCCTTATGTCGCGGGCCTCTCGGTGCTCACCGACGACGAAGCCGATCTCGGCGCCGCCGTCGTCGAGATGGGCGCGGGCACCACGACGATGGCGATCTACTCCGCCGGCCGGTTCGTCCACGCCTCGGGCTTTGCCGTCGGCGGCCAGCACATCACGATGGATCTCGCGCGCGGCCTGTCCGCCACCATTGCGGACGCCGAGCGCATCAAGACGCTGTACGGCACGGTGATCACCGGCGGCTCCGACTCGCGCGAGCTGATGTCGGTGCCGACTGCGGGCGACGAGCAGGATCTTCCGCAGATCGTGTCGCGTGCCACCATCGCCAACATCGTCAAGCACCGCGCCGAGGAAATCTTCGAAATGGTGCGCGACCGCCTGAAGGACTCGCCCTTCGCGGCCGAGCCCAAGGGCCGCGTCGTGCTCTCAGGCGGCGCCTCGCAGCTCACCGGGCTCGTCGAACTCGGAACGCAAATTCTCGGCCGGCCTGTGCGGATCGGACGTCCGCTCGGCTTCGGCCGTTTGCCCAATGAGGCGAAGAACGCCGCCTTCGCGGTGCCCGCCGGACTCCTTGTCTACCCGCAATATGTTCACCTCGAACATGTCGAACCGCGGCATACGCGGCAGGTCAAGACAGGGACCGGCGGCTATTTCGGAAAGGTCGGACGATGGCTTCGCGAGGGCTTTTGA
- the ftsZ gene encoding cell division protein FtsZ gives MTISINVPDIHELKPRITVFGVGGAGGNAVNNMITAGLQGVDFVVANTDAQALTMSKAQRIVQMGTAVTQGLGAGSQPNVGAAAAEEVIDELRDHLSGANMVFVTAGMGGGTGTGAAPVIAKTAREMGILTVGVVTKPFHFEGGRRMRTAEAGINELHKVVDTLLIIPNQNLFRVANEKTTFADAFAMADQVLYSGVACITDLMVKEGLINLDFADVRAVMREMGKAMMGTGEASGDKRALTAAEAAIANPLIDDSSMKGAKGLLISITGGKDLTLFEVDEAATRIREEVDQDANIIVGATFDEALDGLIRVSVVATGIEQAAIARNSQATSTPVAAVAAPPQAPAAVAETRLADLTARLRADNQRLAERAQKLEAQGAPAALAPVAAAPVAAPRANVERAALAAIAAAVAPDVPQAHAPLQPASYGDVTVRPIAQKPTLFPEPEAAPVAMNEPMMPETFIPPQPDRPPVRAPRMPNFEDLPMTAQAEIRQARGETEEETPQKRLSLLQRLANVGLGRRDEEHEAPIAARAAGPAMPPLPDRKPQRSVAQQIAAHDPVSEYARRPAPQGLDAHGRPAPVAPTPQGDDHLDIPAFLRRQAT, from the coding sequence ATGACCATCAGCATCAATGTTCCTGACATTCACGAATTGAAGCCGCGGATCACCGTATTTGGCGTCGGCGGCGCCGGCGGCAACGCCGTCAACAACATGATCACGGCGGGCCTGCAGGGCGTCGACTTCGTGGTCGCCAACACCGACGCGCAGGCGCTGACGATGTCGAAGGCGCAGCGCATCGTGCAGATGGGCACGGCGGTGACGCAAGGGCTGGGCGCCGGCTCGCAGCCGAACGTCGGCGCAGCGGCGGCCGAAGAGGTCATCGACGAGCTGCGCGATCATCTCTCGGGCGCCAACATGGTGTTCGTCACCGCCGGCATGGGCGGCGGCACCGGCACCGGTGCTGCTCCCGTCATCGCCAAGACCGCGCGCGAGATGGGCATCCTCACCGTCGGCGTCGTGACCAAGCCCTTCCACTTCGAAGGCGGCCGCCGCATGCGCACCGCCGAGGCCGGCATCAACGAGCTGCACAAGGTCGTCGACACGCTGCTGATCATCCCGAACCAGAACCTGTTCCGGGTCGCGAACGAGAAGACCACCTTCGCCGACGCCTTCGCGATGGCGGACCAGGTGCTCTATTCGGGCGTCGCCTGCATCACCGACCTGATGGTCAAGGAAGGCCTCATCAACCTCGACTTCGCCGACGTCCGCGCCGTCATGCGCGAGATGGGCAAGGCGATGATGGGCACGGGCGAAGCCTCCGGCGACAAGCGCGCGCTGACCGCAGCAGAGGCTGCGATCGCCAACCCGCTGATCGACGATAGCTCGATGAAGGGCGCCAAGGGCCTGCTGATCTCGATCACCGGCGGCAAGGATCTCACCCTGTTCGAGGTCGACGAAGCCGCGACCCGCATCCGCGAGGAAGTCGACCAGGACGCCAACATCATCGTCGGCGCGACGTTCGACGAGGCGCTCGACGGCCTGATCCGCGTCTCGGTCGTGGCGACCGGCATCGAGCAGGCTGCGATCGCCCGCAACAGCCAGGCGACCAGCACGCCGGTGGCTGCCGTCGCGGCCCCGCCGCAGGCTCCCGCCGCGGTCGCGGAAACCCGCCTTGCCGATCTCACCGCACGCCTGCGTGCCGACAATCAGCGTCTCGCCGAGCGCGCCCAGAAGCTGGAAGCGCAGGGGGCTCCTGCCGCGCTCGCGCCGGTCGCTGCCGCCCCGGTTGCGGCGCCGCGCGCCAACGTCGAGCGTGCCGCGCTGGCGGCGATTGCCGCGGCCGTTGCCCCCGACGTGCCGCAGGCGCACGCGCCGTTGCAGCCCGCCTCCTATGGCGACGTCACCGTGCGTCCGATCGCGCAGAAGCCCACGCTGTTCCCGGAACCGGAAGCAGCGCCGGTGGCGATGAACGAGCCGATGATGCCCGAAACCTTCATCCCGCCGCAGCCTGATCGCCCGCCGGTACGCGCGCCGCGGATGCCGAATTTCGAGGACCTGCCGATGACGGCCCAGGCCGAGATCCGCCAGGCCCGCGGTGAGACGGAGGAGGAGACCCCGCAGAAGCGCCTGTCGCTGCTGCAGCGGCTCGCCAATGTCGGCCTCGGCCGCCGCGACGAGGAGCATGAGGCGCCGATCGCAGCCCGCGCTGCGGGTCCCGCGATGCCGCCGCTGCCCGACCGCAAGCCGCAGCGCTCCGTCGCCCAGCAGATCGCAGCGCACGATCCGGTATCAGAGTATGCTCGCCGGCCCGCGCCGCAAGGCTTGGACGCCCACGGCCGTCCCGCACCTGTTGCGCCGACGCCACAGGGTGACGACCATCTTGATATCCCGGCCTTCCTGCGGCGGCAGGCGACCTGA
- the lpxC gene encoding UDP-3-O-acyl-N-acetylglucosamine deacetylase, whose protein sequence is MKFSRQTTLRAQASVAGVGVHSGLPVTLTLGPAPIDAGFIFVRTGLDGCDREVQATAEQVISTEFATVLGDSAGPLVSTAEHVLAALRGMGVDNATIEIDGPEVPIMDGSAAAFVAAIDQAGIVSQSAQRRFIQVLKPISVAIGDSFGELKPNANGFRAEVEIDFTNPVIGKQSYTFDLSPERFRREVSRARTFGLMADVARLWGAGFALGASFENTAVFDDERLLNPEGLRFADECARHKVLDAVGDLALAGLPLLGTYRSVRGGHKLNHAVLTALLADRTAWRVVEGEPVRRPARPVAEVGSGIVGGRIAAAYGPDVS, encoded by the coding sequence ATGAAATTCAGCCGGCAAACAACGCTTCGCGCGCAGGCCAGTGTGGCTGGCGTCGGCGTTCATTCCGGTCTCCCCGTCACTCTGACCTTGGGGCCTGCACCAATCGATGCAGGTTTTATTTTTGTCCGCACCGGTCTCGATGGCTGTGACCGTGAGGTGCAGGCAACCGCCGAGCAGGTGATCTCGACCGAATTCGCGACCGTGCTGGGCGATAGCGCCGGCCCGCTGGTCTCTACCGCGGAGCACGTGCTCGCTGCGTTGCGCGGCATGGGCGTGGACAACGCCACCATTGAAATCGACGGCCCGGAAGTTCCGATCATGGACGGCAGCGCGGCGGCCTTCGTCGCGGCGATCGACCAGGCCGGCATCGTCAGCCAATCGGCGCAGCGCCGGTTCATCCAGGTTTTGAAGCCGATCTCGGTTGCGATCGGCGACTCCTTCGGCGAGCTCAAGCCCAACGCCAACGGCTTCCGCGCCGAGGTCGAGATCGACTTCACCAATCCCGTCATCGGCAAGCAGAGCTATACGTTCGACCTGAGCCCGGAGCGGTTCCGCCGCGAGGTCTCTCGCGCCCGGACCTTCGGCCTGATGGCCGATGTGGCGCGCCTGTGGGGCGCGGGCTTTGCGCTCGGCGCCTCCTTCGAGAACACCGCTGTCTTCGACGACGAGCGGCTGCTCAATCCCGAAGGCCTGCGCTTCGCCGACGAATGCGCCCGCCACAAGGTGCTGGACGCGGTGGGCGATCTGGCGCTGGCCGGCCTGCCGCTGCTCGGCACCTATCGTTCGGTTCGCGGCGGCCACAAGCTCAACCATGCCGTCCTGACCGCGCTGCTCGCCGACCGCACCGCCTGGCGGGTGGTCGAGGGCGAGCCGGTCCGCCGGCCCGCGCGGCCCGTGGCCGAGGTCGGCAGCGGCATCGTCGGCGGCCGAATCGCCGCCGCCTACGGCCCGGACGTGTCCTAA
- a CDS encoding outer membrane protein assembly factor BamD, whose amino-acid sequence MSAQRMTRELSKELAKASARRLLQAAALFVFALPLGGCGTGELWDKFTAKDDTFVEVPADKLYNEGLYLMNEKKDMKAANKKFEEVDRQHPYSDWARKSLLMSAYASYQGGDYDGCIGAATRYVTLHPGSPDAAYAQYLIAASHYDQIPDISRDQGRTEKAIASLEEVVRKYPNSEYATSAKAKIEGARDQLAGREMNVGRYYMQKKDYTAAINRYKAVVTQYQTTRHVEEALFRLTESYMTIGIVGEAQTAAAVLGHNFPDSRWYKDAYNLVKSGGLEPSENQGSWMSRAFKKMGL is encoded by the coding sequence ATGTCGGCACAGCGTATGACGCGCGAACTCTCCAAGGAGCTAGCCAAGGCTTCGGCTCGGCGGCTGCTGCAGGCGGCTGCTCTGTTCGTGTTCGCGCTGCCGCTGGGCGGCTGCGGCACCGGCGAACTCTGGGACAAGTTCACCGCCAAGGACGACACCTTCGTCGAGGTGCCCGCCGACAAGCTCTACAATGAGGGCTTGTACCTCATGAACGAAAAGAAGGACATGAAGGCGGCCAACAAGAAGTTCGAAGAGGTCGATCGTCAGCATCCCTATTCGGACTGGGCCCGCAAATCGCTTCTGATGTCCGCCTATGCGTCCTATCAGGGCGGCGACTATGACGGCTGCATCGGCGCTGCGACGCGCTACGTGACGCTGCATCCGGGCAGCCCGGACGCCGCCTACGCGCAGTACCTGATCGCGGCCTCCCACTACGACCAGATCCCGGACATCAGCCGCGACCAGGGCCGGACCGAGAAGGCGATCGCCTCGCTCGAGGAAGTGGTACGCAAATATCCGAACTCGGAATACGCCACCTCCGCCAAGGCCAAGATCGAGGGCGCGCGCGACCAGCTCGCCGGCCGCGAGATGAATGTCGGCCGCTACTACATGCAGAAGAAGGACTACACGGCCGCCATCAATCGCTACAAGGCCGTGGTCACGCAGTATCAGACCACCCGCCACGTCGAAGAGGCGCTGTTCCGGCTGACCGAGTCCTATATGACGATCGGCATCGTCGGTGAGGCCCAGACCGCGGCTGCGGTGCTTGGCCACAATTTTCCTGACAGCCGCTGGTACAAGGACGCCTATAATCTTGTAAAATCCGGCGGTCTCGAGCCGAGCGAGAATCAGGGTTCCTGGATGAGCAGGGCCTTCAAGAAGATGGGCCTCTAG